DNA sequence from the Sulfurimonas sp. HSL3-7 genome:
GGCCGCTTCCAGATAGGGCGCCCAGTCGCTGCCCGAGTGGGGGAAGATGAGCTGTACGAAGGACTGCTCTTCAAATTCGGCCGGCAGGTATGTTCTATCCGCTTTGACCCCTCTGTTTTTTGCTTCGGTGATGCGCATTCTTTATATCTCCTATTTGGCATTTGCCTGTTATAATCCCGCATGGCATATATTCGACTCAGCCGCGAGGCTTTTTTTCATAATCTTGACATTATCGCACAAAAAATTGGTGGTGTTTCTAAAATCGCTGTCGTTCTGAAGGACAACGCTTACGGTCATGGACTGTTCGAGATTGCAGAACTTGCACACGAATACGGTGTACGAGACGCGGTGGTGCACAATGTCACCGAAGCGCAGTCGATTTTGCCCTATTTTGATCATATTCTGATCCTGGGCGGGCACGAATATGCGGTTGACGACAAACTCTTTTTTGCGATCAATTCGCTTGAACAGATAGAAAAGATGCCAAAAGGCTGCCGGGTCGAACTCAAAGTCGATACGGGGATGCACCGCAACGGCGTTACTATGGATGAAGTCGCTGCAGCCGTGGAAGCTATCAGTGCGAGGGGGCTGCTGCTCAAAGGTGTTTTTACCCACAACCGCAGCGCAGATGCATTGAGCTCGGAGTGGTTTTGGCAGCGAAAAAATTTTGAAAAAGTTAAATCTGATATTTTGAAACTGAAAACAAAATACGGTTTTGAGACCCCGCGTTTTCATTCGGCCAACTCGGCTGCCGCTTTCCGCTATAAAGAGTTTGACGAAGATATGGTCCGCGTCGGCATAGCGGCGTACGGCTGCCTGGAGATGGCCCCTACACTCGAACAGCCTGACCTGAAACCGGTGCTTTCATTGGTAGCGAAAAAGATCAGTACCCGTCAACTTCGCAAGGGCGTGCATGTTGGTTATAATGCAACTTTCCGGGCCGAAGAGGCGATGGTGGTCTCGACCTATGATGTCGGTTATGCCGATGGCCTGCACCGGGTCTCTTCGAACAATTATGCAACACCCGAGGGCGAGAGACTGCTCGGGCGTGTCTCTATGGACAACACTACGTTTACGGGCCAGAGGGACGAGCTTCTGATCTTTGATAATGCCAACCAATATGCCAAAGCCGCGGGAACGATCAGTTATGAGATCCTTGTGGGGCTTCATTCAGAGATTGAACGGGTGGTTGTGTAACAACAGCGTTGGTGTGGACGGGGTCTGCCTTCTTGGGTAGCGTCACTTCTTTCCACCCACTTTACGCCGCAATGGCGCTATTTTACTCTTCTTGTCATCCAGTAATGTTTTTGCCAGTAGGGGTCATCTAAATTTGAGATAATGATGCCGTATTTTGAAGAGGCGTGCATAAAGTCGCCCTCTTTGAGATAGATGCCGACGTGGCGGGTGTTGTAACCTGTTTTGAAAAAGACCAGGTCACTGGTGCGGATCTGGCTGCGAGACGTTTTCTTACCGTAGTTAGCCAGCGCTTTTGTGGTGCGCGGAAGATTGATGTGGAAGAGATCTTTATAGGCCCTCTGTACAAAGGCGGAACAGTCGATCCCGTTGGGCCCGAAACCGCCGAATTTGTAGGGGGTCAGGTGCCATTCGTTGTGGTAGGGATAGAGTTTGTCCAGATCACTGTAGTTGACATGAACATTAGGCGAAGAGGGCTTGCCGGTTGCAGAACGGGTCGAACAGCCGTTCAAAAACAGTAGCAGTGCCAATAGAAGAGCATAACGCATGTCAACCGCTTATTTTGATTATCGCTTCGGGAAAGATAACCCCGTCGATCCCTTCGATGATCTTCTCTTCAAGGGAATCGGTGTCGGCTAGGCGACAGAGGATCTTGGCATCAAACAGATAGTTTTCTGCTGTATTTTGTGCTGATTTTGCCAGTGCCTCACCGACAATGATATATTTTGCACCCAGGTTGTGGGCAAACACCACTTCACTGAGATCGGCAACCCCGATGGCAAAGGCGAGGTTGTTCTCCTGCATATGCATGATAATATCGAGATTTTCCTCTTTAAAATGAAGAAAAAGTGTGCTGCCGGGCGGTGTAAGAGCGATACTGGCGATCTCATCGATATGATAAAAAGGTTCAAAACCGATGTAGGGATGTCCGAAGAGAAGCATTGTGACTCCTTAGGCTTTGTCTCGACACTGCTCAGAGCAGTAGAATTTACCCGAAGAGACGATCGCCTCTTTGGTGCTGATGTAGGTGCCGCAGGTCTCGCATGCAACCATCGTTTCATCCTCATCTTTCTCTTTCTTGTTATGTTCGTTACGCTCTTTGGTCAGCGGTGTCTTTTTTTTAATAAAGAAGAAATAGACGGCCGCAATGACAGCGATAACAAGCAATAGTTTCAACATTTTTTCTCCTTAGATCTCAATGATGAG
Encoded proteins:
- a CDS encoding alanine racemase yields the protein MAYIRLSREAFFHNLDIIAQKIGGVSKIAVVLKDNAYGHGLFEIAELAHEYGVRDAVVHNVTEAQSILPYFDHILILGGHEYAVDDKLFFAINSLEQIEKMPKGCRVELKVDTGMHRNGVTMDEVAAAVEAISARGLLLKGVFTHNRSADALSSEWFWQRKNFEKVKSDILKLKTKYGFETPRFHSANSAAAFRYKEFDEDMVRVGIAAYGCLEMAPTLEQPDLKPVLSLVAKKISTRQLRKGVHVGYNATFRAEEAMVVSTYDVGYADGLHRVSSNNYATPEGERLLGRVSMDNTTFTGQRDELLIFDNANQYAKAAGTISYEILVGLHSEIERVVV
- a CDS encoding NlpC/P60 family protein, which codes for MRYALLLALLLFLNGCSTRSATGKPSSPNVHVNYSDLDKLYPYHNEWHLTPYKFGGFGPNGIDCSAFVQRAYKDLFHINLPRTTKALANYGKKTSRSQIRTSDLVFFKTGYNTRHVGIYLKEGDFMHASSKYGIIISNLDDPYWQKHYWMTRRVK
- a CDS encoding PP0621 family protein — translated: MLKLLLVIAVIAAVYFFFIKKKTPLTKERNEHNKKEKDEDETMVACETCGTYISTKEAIVSSGKFYCSEQCRDKA